The Agromyces mangrovi genome contains a region encoding:
- a CDS encoding HAD-IIB family hydrolase: MLVATDLDGTLVPNAGDVVPAYTASVLRRLDAAGIPVVFVTGRPLRRMEAFWPHVGAHGLAVVSNGAVTFDVAERRIVALSGIDPAPGLALVDDIAAAVPGSWFAVECDDGVRLDPEYVQTYTSGPVPRGPLPEVWDRAAVKVLVRHPEVPPVELQERVSDAVGRRATVTWSVSGLVEISAAGVTKASALADLCSRMGIAATEVTAFGDMPNDLAMLGWAGTAVAVADAHESVLAAADRVALSCHEEGVARVLEELLEGA, encoded by the coding sequence ATGCTCGTCGCGACGGACCTCGACGGCACGCTGGTGCCGAACGCGGGCGACGTCGTTCCCGCGTACACCGCGAGCGTGCTGCGCCGACTGGACGCCGCGGGCATCCCGGTGGTGTTCGTGACCGGCCGGCCGCTGCGCCGCATGGAGGCGTTCTGGCCGCACGTCGGCGCGCACGGGCTCGCGGTCGTCTCGAACGGCGCCGTCACGTTCGACGTGGCCGAGCGGCGCATCGTCGCGCTGTCCGGCATCGATCCGGCGCCCGGCCTCGCGCTGGTCGACGACATCGCCGCCGCCGTGCCGGGTTCGTGGTTCGCGGTCGAGTGCGACGACGGCGTGCGACTCGACCCCGAGTACGTGCAGACCTATACGTCGGGGCCGGTGCCGCGCGGGCCGCTGCCGGAGGTGTGGGACCGCGCGGCGGTGAAGGTGCTCGTGCGGCATCCCGAGGTGCCTCCCGTCGAGCTGCAGGAGCGGGTGTCGGATGCCGTCGGCCGGCGCGCGACGGTGACCTGGTCGGTCTCCGGGCTCGTCGAGATCAGCGCGGCCGGGGTCACCAAGGCGAGCGCCCTCGCGGACCTCTGCTCGCGGATGGGCATCGCGGCCACCGAGGTGACCGCGTTCGGCGACATGCCGAACGACCTGGCCATGCTCGGCTGGGCGGGCACGGCGGTCGCGGTCGCCGACGCGCACGAGAGCGTGCTCGCGGCCGCCGACCGCGTGGCCTTGTCGTGCCACGAGGAGGGCGTCGCGCGGGTGCTCGAGGAGCTGCTCGAGGGCGCGTGA
- a CDS encoding squalene cyclase, whose amino-acid sequence MTTDAALLDWLLDSDPALRWQVERDLAGAPPEVWEATRARVATEGFGAELLSHQDPDGQWAGGAYFPAGFFGSPEADEPGQPWVATTWSLKDLREFGVEASELDGTAERLAANSRWEYEDLPYWGGEVDVCINSFTLANGAWLGVDMSGLARWFVDHRLADGGWNCEAEEGDSVRSSFHSTLNALRGMLAYERITGDESLREARHGGEEYLLTRRLMYRESTGEQVGPFTTEFLYPNRWRYSALAALDHFRDAAELEGRGPDPRMADAIDAVRAARRPDGTWLQSKRLAGRTWFDIDVPEGEPSKWLTLIGTRVLDWWDATVV is encoded by the coding sequence ATGACGACGGATGCTGCGCTGCTCGACTGGCTCCTCGACTCCGACCCCGCGCTGCGCTGGCAGGTCGAACGCGACCTCGCGGGTGCGCCGCCCGAGGTGTGGGAGGCGACGCGGGCTCGCGTGGCGACGGAGGGGTTCGGGGCGGAGCTGCTCTCGCACCAGGACCCCGACGGCCAGTGGGCCGGCGGCGCGTACTTCCCTGCCGGGTTCTTCGGCAGCCCGGAGGCCGACGAGCCCGGTCAGCCGTGGGTCGCGACGACGTGGTCGCTGAAGGACCTGCGCGAGTTCGGCGTCGAGGCGTCGGAACTCGACGGCACCGCCGAGCGGCTCGCCGCCAACAGCCGGTGGGAGTACGAGGACCTGCCGTACTGGGGCGGCGAGGTCGACGTGTGCATCAACTCGTTCACGCTCGCGAACGGCGCCTGGCTGGGGGTCGACATGTCGGGGCTCGCCCGCTGGTTCGTCGACCACCGGCTCGCCGACGGCGGCTGGAACTGCGAGGCTGAGGAGGGGGACTCGGTGCGGTCGTCGTTCCACTCCACGTTGAATGCCCTGCGCGGCATGCTCGCCTACGAGCGCATCACGGGCGACGAGTCGCTGCGGGAGGCGCGGCACGGCGGGGAGGAGTACCTGCTGACCCGGCGGCTGATGTACCGCGAGTCGACGGGCGAGCAGGTCGGGCCGTTCACGACCGAGTTCCTGTATCCGAACCGGTGGCGGTACAGCGCGCTCGCCGCGCTCGACCACTTCCGCGACGCCGCGGAGCTGGAGGGTCGCGGGCCGGACCCGCGCATGGCCGACGCCATCGACGCGGTGCGCGCCGCCCGGCGGCCTGACGGCACGTGGCTCCAGTCGAAGCGGCTGGCGGGTCGCACGTGGTTCGACATCGACGTGCCCGAGGGCGAGCCGTCGAAGTGGCTCACGCTCATCGGCACCCGCGTGCTCGACTGGTGGGACGCGACGGTCGTCTAG